The following coding sequences are from one Paraburkholderia caballeronis window:
- a CDS encoding excisionase family DNA-binding protein yields the protein MTVAEAARYLFVSRTHVLKLLAAGKLSEVLPGEPDGELNIDFFSVEAYRNTTEYAQRAYLDSQSEDDNPPGL from the coding sequence ATGACTGTTGCAGAAGCAGCAAGATACCTCTTTGTCAGCCGTACGCACGTTCTTAAGCTTCTCGCGGCAGGGAAACTCAGCGAGGTTTTGCCGGGAGAGCCCGACGGGGAACTCAATATCGACTTCTTTTCCGTGGAAGCGTATCGCAATACGACGGAATACGCACAGCGTGCCTACCTGGATTCACAGAGCGAGGACGACAACCCACCAGGACTTTAA
- a CDS encoding AAA family ATPase: protein MQTRNDSRILCANGTVSEISGKRIRHTRVIDIMSELDTLIYPESQDSILLVCGPSGAGKTTLAKYMVNTALKRARPHMESNRGVIPAIYIEAPSNGESIFSWRLCYEKILAQLGDDRELPKVAYGVNPDTGLLVRPRGTSRNTLAALRTAVERGLRERQVQFLVIDEAAHIIRQTSGSRRLEIQLDTLKSLANLCGTQIVLIGSYDLYQLVSLSGQIARRTHVLHFERYHDDYPEDVRAFNSCVSSYEKALPALWGGKLSRYSSALLANTLGCVGTLSRVLTRSAKLSGGTWSVDALKRALLTEAQRKRILEEILDGESEIGPSFTRILPAVRRVAPSPVGGSE, encoded by the coding sequence ATGCAAACGCGAAACGACAGCAGGATTTTGTGCGCAAACGGTACCGTCAGTGAGATTTCGGGAAAGCGGATAAGGCATACCCGCGTCATCGACATAATGTCCGAGCTGGACACCCTGATCTACCCCGAAAGCCAGGACAGCATCCTGCTCGTATGCGGACCATCGGGGGCTGGCAAAACAACGCTGGCGAAGTACATGGTTAACACGGCGCTCAAGCGAGCTCGCCCCCACATGGAATCAAATCGAGGGGTGATTCCGGCAATTTACATTGAGGCGCCCTCGAACGGTGAAAGCATCTTCTCCTGGCGCCTCTGCTATGAAAAGATTCTTGCGCAGCTCGGGGACGATCGTGAGCTCCCGAAAGTTGCGTACGGAGTCAATCCTGACACGGGACTTCTGGTCCGCCCTCGGGGGACAAGCAGAAACACACTGGCCGCCCTGCGTACCGCGGTCGAGCGCGGATTGCGTGAGCGACAGGTTCAGTTTCTCGTTATCGACGAGGCCGCACATATCATCCGTCAGACGTCCGGGAGTCGAAGACTCGAGATCCAGCTGGATACACTGAAATCACTCGCCAACCTGTGCGGAACACAGATCGTTCTCATCGGCTCCTACGATCTGTACCAGCTCGTCTCCTTGTCCGGGCAGATCGCCCGGCGCACTCACGTGCTTCATTTTGAACGCTACCATGACGACTATCCCGAAGACGTCCGTGCATTCAACAGTTGCGTCAGCTCCTACGAGAAGGCGCTGCCGGCGTTGTGGGGAGGCAAACTCTCCAGGTATTCTTCTGCACTTCTCGCTAATACACTTGGATGCGTCGGCACACTCAGCCGCGTGCTAACCCGCTCCGCCAAACTGTCGGGAGGCACGTGGTCAGTAGATGCACTGAAGCGAGCGTTGCTCACCGAAGCACAGCGCAAGCGAATCCTCGAAGAGATCCTGGATGGCGAGTCCGAAATCGGACCCAGTTTCACCCGTATTCTCCCGGCCGTACGGCGTGTCGCACCTTCACCAGTCGGCGGAAGCGAATGA
- a CDS encoding TniQ family protein gives MSEIPIAARSILNPVAPFGVGTPDTESLMSYFCRLALSHCVTTSDLARRITNATGGQFNPKWNWKSVSPSGISDTAEKWSQALTELTTIECRTSLTLLPWREVIAEMGLISTGARWCPVCFAADRATGRAPYARLAWDIGMVTTCARHETKLIHVCPACGRRETEHRSAYIVPGWCTKCGAFLGSNAYSDAAPEETWIANQVGGTVARQATLETTPSLETLRNCIQTLVMHLDGGRNAVFARRIGVNKSTAHYWLKNGGTPTLSALLRIALHTGIDLPKLLTGDLTGWSVSCIETRPCDLSLPERKRRKSPVINRSELLRARLVALNESKEPVSVREAARQLDVHPRQLYQSANDEARAIGERWRNIQRYRAEQSREIAREAIETAYFKILAEGKCVNLRELRNHVPKAILGSVRDIFALIEEVKEKVGVVQPRI, from the coding sequence ATGAGCGAAATTCCGATAGCCGCGCGCTCGATACTGAACCCTGTCGCCCCATTCGGCGTTGGAACGCCCGATACAGAAAGCCTGATGAGCTACTTTTGCAGGCTGGCGCTATCTCATTGCGTCACAACGTCTGACCTCGCACGCAGGATTACCAATGCCACTGGCGGCCAATTCAACCCCAAATGGAACTGGAAATCCGTCAGTCCGAGCGGCATTTCTGACACAGCTGAGAAGTGGTCGCAAGCGCTCACCGAACTGACGACCATCGAGTGCCGCACAAGCCTGACTCTGCTGCCTTGGCGCGAGGTCATAGCGGAGATGGGCCTGATTTCGACAGGCGCGCGATGGTGCCCAGTATGTTTTGCCGCGGACCGGGCGACGGGCAGAGCACCCTATGCCAGATTGGCCTGGGACATCGGCATGGTAACGACGTGTGCCCGGCATGAAACGAAGCTGATCCATGTCTGTCCGGCTTGTGGTCGCAGGGAAACGGAGCATCGATCCGCGTACATCGTTCCTGGCTGGTGCACTAAATGTGGAGCATTCCTCGGAAGCAACGCATATAGCGACGCTGCGCCAGAGGAAACGTGGATAGCCAATCAAGTCGGCGGCACGGTGGCGCGTCAAGCAACGCTGGAGACGACCCCGTCGCTGGAAACCCTGCGCAACTGCATTCAGACCTTGGTCATGCACCTGGATGGTGGCAGAAATGCGGTATTCGCCCGACGCATTGGAGTCAATAAGTCCACGGCGCATTACTGGTTGAAGAACGGGGGTACGCCAACGCTTTCGGCGCTCTTGCGCATCGCATTGCACACGGGAATAGACCTCCCGAAGCTACTTACCGGCGATCTCACGGGTTGGTCAGTGTCGTGCATTGAAACTCGCCCGTGCGATCTTTCTCTCCCAGAACGCAAGAGGCGCAAATCACCTGTAATCAACAGAAGCGAACTGCTTCGGGCACGTCTGGTTGCATTGAATGAATCGAAAGAACCCGTCAGCGTTCGAGAGGCCGCCAGGCAGCTTGACGTTCATCCCCGCCAGCTGTATCAAAGCGCGAACGACGAAGCACGCGCCATCGGGGAGCGGTGGAGGAACATCCAGCGCTATCGCGCCGAACAGAGTCGCGAAATTGCACGCGAAGCAATCGAAACTGCCTATTTTAAAATCCTGGCTGAAGGCAAATGTGTCAATCTCAGGGAGCTCAGAAATCACGTTCCCAAAGCCATCCTGGGCAGCGTTCGCGACATCTTCGCTCTTATCGAGGAGGTCAAGGAGAAAGTTGGGGTGGTCCAACCACGAATATGA
- a CDS encoding IS5 family transposase (programmed frameshift), which produces MARRKISNELWAALEPLIPVFTPSPKGGRRRTVDDRAALDGILYVLQTGIPWEDLPQELRFGSGMTCWRRLRDWQAAGVWEQLHLALLRRLREHDQIDWERASLDAASVAKPPGGQETGPNPTDRGKLGSKRHIVVDARGIPLAITVTGANRHDSMAFESTVNAIPAVSGLDGQPRKRPRKLHADKGYDFARCRCYLRQRGITARIARRGVESKEKLGRHRWVVERTHAWFAGFGKLRIRFERRLDIHVALLSLAAAVICSRFVDDLC; this is translated from the exons ATGGCCAGACGAAAAATCAGTAACGAGTTATGGGCGGCTCTGGAGCCGCTGATTCCGGTATTCACGCCGTCACCGAAAGGTGGTCGGCGCCGAACAGTGGATGACCGTGCAGCCTTGGACGGCATCCTGTATGTGCTGCAAACGGGCATTCCATGGGAAGACCTGCCGCAGGAACTACGCTTCGGTAGCGGCATGACATGCTGGCGACGGCTACGGGACTGGCAGGCCGCAGGTGTATGGGAGCAACTGCATCTGGCGCTGCTTCGCCGGTTGCGTGAACATGACCAGATTGATTGGGAACGGGCGAGTCTTGATGCTGCCAGTGTTGCCA AGCCCCCGGGGGGCCAGGAAACCGGCCCCAACCCGACGGACCGGGGAAAGCTCGGGTCGAAACGGCACATCGTCGTAGACGCACGAGGCATTCCTCTGGCTATCACGGTCACCGGCGCCAACCGGCACGACTCGATGGCGTTCGAGTCCACAGTCAATGCGATTCCAGCAGTGTCGGGCCTGGATGGCCAGCCCCGTAAGCGCCCGCGCAAACTGCATGCGGACAAGGGTTATGACTTTGCTCGCTGTCGGTGTTACCTGAGACAGCGTGGCATCACGGCCCGTATCGCGCGTCGCGGTGTAGAAAGCAAGGAGAAGCTCGGGCGACATCGCTGGGTGGTCGAGCGCACCCACGCCTGGTTTGCCGGTTTCGGCAAACTGCGCATTCGTTTCGAGCGTCGTCTCGACATTCATGTTGCGTTGCTTTCCCTGGCTGCCGCCGTTATCTGTTCACGATTCGTGGATGACTTGTGTTAG
- a CDS encoding DJ-1/PfpI/YhbO family deglycase/protease, with amino-acid sequence MNGKLNGKRILIISTNYGVERDEILEPLEALRAQAATVVHAAAHNQPVQTLLRDTATDIVLSPDTDLSSVSADDFDALVIPGGTINADNLRVDANAIALARAFAQSGKPIAAVCHAPWLLVDAGLVPGKRLTSYHTLRADLQNAGGVWVNEAVVKSSTGSWTLITSRDPDDLPVFSRTITDELVG; translated from the coding sequence ATGAACGGCAAACTGAATGGAAAGCGTATTCTTATCATCAGCACGAACTATGGGGTCGAACGCGACGAAATTCTTGAGCCTCTCGAAGCGCTGCGCGCGCAAGCAGCGACCGTAGTGCACGCGGCGGCCCACAATCAGCCGGTGCAAACGCTACTGCGAGATACCGCTACAGACATCGTATTGTCGCCCGATACCGACCTCTCTTCTGTTTCGGCCGACGACTTCGATGCGCTGGTCATACCCGGCGGCACAATTAACGCCGACAACCTTCGCGTCGACGCAAACGCAATCGCGCTCGCCCGAGCGTTCGCACAAAGTGGGAAACCGATTGCCGCTGTTTGCCACGCCCCATGGCTGCTCGTTGATGCCGGTCTCGTACCGGGCAAAAGACTAACGTCCTACCATACGCTTCGCGCCGATCTTCAGAACGCTGGCGGCGTGTGGGTGAACGAAGCCGTCGTCAAATCGAGCACTGGAAGCTGGACACTCATCACTTCGAGGGACCCTGACGACCTGCCAGTCTTTTCACGAACGATTACAGATGAACTGGTCGGCTGA
- a CDS encoding response regulator transcription factor translates to MKTNHEPLSIAYVVDDDEPMRTALHSLLCSIGLRVRTFSAPADFLSCDKPSAPSCLILDVRLRGENGLRVQEEMAGAGVHLPIVFITGYGDVEMSVKAMKAGAVDFLRKPFRDQDILDAVSDALRRDEARLASDEAMFALRTSYGTLTSREREVMSYVVDGMLNKQVAAILKLSEITVKTHRAQVMRKLACRSLADLVRKAETLGIGSHSCIPSLRQTATPS, encoded by the coding sequence ATGAAGACTAACCACGAGCCGCTTTCGATCGCTTACGTTGTCGACGACGACGAGCCGATGCGAACGGCACTTCATTCGCTGTTGTGCTCGATTGGTCTGCGTGTTCGGACATTTTCCGCGCCGGCCGACTTTCTATCATGCGATAAACCGAGCGCGCCGAGCTGTCTGATTCTCGACGTGAGATTGCGGGGAGAAAATGGACTTCGAGTTCAGGAGGAAATGGCGGGCGCGGGAGTGCATTTGCCTATCGTCTTCATCACGGGCTACGGCGACGTCGAAATGTCTGTGAAGGCGATGAAGGCCGGCGCGGTGGATTTTTTGCGAAAGCCGTTTCGCGACCAGGACATCCTCGATGCCGTTTCCGATGCATTGAGACGCGACGAAGCGCGTTTGGCCTCGGACGAGGCTATGTTTGCTCTTCGCACCTCTTACGGAACGCTAACATCGCGGGAGCGCGAGGTAATGAGCTACGTCGTGGACGGGATGCTCAATAAACAGGTTGCCGCCATATTGAAGTTGAGCGAAATAACGGTGAAAACCCATCGTGCGCAGGTTATGAGGAAGCTGGCGTGCCGGTCGCTTGCGGATCTCGTTCGGAAGGCTGAAACGCTCGGTATCGGCTCGCATTCCTGCATTCCGAGCTTGAGACAGACGGCGACCCCGAGTTAA
- the gloA gene encoding lactoylglutathione lyase, protein MIQSPETRGFVLNQTMLRVRDPQASIRFYRDVLGMTLLHRIDFEEMRFSLYFLAYLKEGETIPEKPAEKARFVFDRETTLELTHNWGTEVDATFAGYHSGNDEPRGFGHLGISVPDVEEACARFERLGIPFRKRPGEGKMKGLAFILDPDGYWIEILSSEGMAAFVSPSAPPAGVR, encoded by the coding sequence ATGATCCAATCGCCCGAAACCCGAGGCTTTGTATTGAACCAGACGATGTTGAGGGTACGCGACCCCCAGGCGTCCATTCGCTTTTACCGGGATGTGCTCGGTATGACCCTGCTGCATCGGATCGATTTCGAGGAGATGCGATTTTCGTTATATTTTCTCGCCTACCTTAAGGAAGGTGAGACGATCCCCGAAAAACCGGCCGAGAAGGCGCGCTTCGTGTTCGACCGTGAAACAACCCTCGAGTTGACGCACAACTGGGGAACGGAAGTCGACGCGACGTTTGCCGGCTACCACAGCGGAAATGACGAGCCACGCGGATTCGGTCATCTCGGGATCAGCGTGCCCGATGTCGAAGAGGCATGTGCCCGCTTCGAGCGGCTTGGCATTCCGTTCAGGAAGCGACCGGGCGAGGGCAAGATGAAGGGCCTTGCTTTCATTCTCGACCCGGATGGTTACTGGATCGAAATCCTGTCATCGGAAGGGATGGCCGCGTTCGTTTCCCCTTCGGCTCCCCCAGCAGGTGTTCGGTGA
- the gloB gene encoding hydroxyacylglutathione hydrolase, with translation MTQLSLEVVAVPVLDDNYVWMMHDRYSNTTVVIDPGVAEPVMEAADSLGWSIDQIWITHWHDDHVGGNAVIKAATDALLIVPSVEAHRITLGDQLVYEGSSVAIGRYEAQVLNVPGHTSGHIAYFLPEADMVFVGDTLFPMGCGRLFEGSASHMWNSLRKLASLPPCTLVYSAHEYAQTNLRFALSVDPDNRALQRRSTWVADRRNSGRPTLPTTIGAELATNPFMRARSPEEFGSLRRLKDAFR, from the coding sequence ATGACACAGCTTTCCCTTGAAGTCGTAGCCGTGCCGGTATTGGACGATAACTACGTCTGGATGATGCATGACCGCTACAGCAACACGACAGTGGTTATTGATCCCGGCGTTGCAGAGCCCGTAATGGAGGCAGCGGATTCACTCGGCTGGTCGATCGACCAGATCTGGATCACACACTGGCACGACGACCATGTTGGAGGAAACGCTGTGATCAAGGCTGCTACCGACGCCCTGCTCATTGTTCCATCCGTGGAGGCTCACCGAATCACGCTCGGTGACCAACTGGTTTACGAAGGGTCAAGCGTCGCCATCGGACGCTACGAAGCGCAAGTCCTGAATGTGCCCGGACACACGAGTGGGCACATCGCCTATTTTCTACCGGAGGCGGATATGGTGTTCGTGGGCGACACACTTTTCCCGATGGGTTGCGGCCGCTTGTTCGAAGGATCGGCATCCCACATGTGGAATTCCCTCCGCAAGTTAGCCTCATTGCCCCCTTGCACGCTGGTGTATAGCGCCCATGAATACGCACAAACGAACTTGCGGTTTGCGCTTTCTGTAGACCCTGACAATCGTGCCTTACAGCGGCGCTCGACGTGGGTGGCTGATCGCCGAAATTCAGGCAGGCCCACGCTGCCGACGACGATTGGAGCTGAACTCGCAACGAATCCGTTCATGCGGGCACGGTCGCCAGAAGAATTCGGCAGCCTTCGCCGCTTAAAGGACGCGTTCAGGTGA
- a CDS encoding LysR family transcriptional regulator — MDLRSLRIFVEVVRQGGFTDAAKVVFSTQSTVSKVVKQLEEELGCQLLDRSGKHIVPTPAGRLVHEHALEVLRIREALTGALDELHGVKRGIVRLGVPRVGSDLLFAPICARFRSQYPGIDVKITEDGSVRLREALQAGELDLAGLLLPVPDELEYVEMSCEPVVAILPREHPLARAEQLGLEDFRHLPVILFDSGFALHTMLVTGFKERDLAPKVITQSSQISFMIALAAAGLGATFMPRSVAVARMRPEIVIVPLDHPTLQWRMAIAWRRIGFLSTAAQAWANLAKEVLRPGTI; from the coding sequence ATGGATCTTCGCAGCTTGCGCATATTCGTCGAGGTAGTCCGGCAAGGCGGCTTCACCGACGCGGCAAAGGTGGTCTTTTCCACGCAGTCGACCGTCAGCAAGGTCGTGAAGCAGCTCGAAGAAGAACTCGGCTGTCAGCTACTGGACCGCTCAGGCAAACACATCGTGCCGACGCCAGCGGGGCGTCTCGTCCACGAACACGCGCTGGAGGTGCTACGGATTCGTGAAGCGCTCACCGGCGCGCTCGACGAATTGCATGGGGTGAAGCGCGGCATTGTTCGGCTCGGCGTCCCGAGAGTTGGCAGCGATCTTCTTTTCGCGCCGATTTGCGCGCGGTTTCGCAGCCAATATCCGGGCATCGACGTAAAGATCACAGAAGACGGCAGCGTGCGGCTTCGCGAGGCACTCCAGGCGGGCGAACTCGATCTGGCCGGACTGCTTTTACCGGTCCCCGACGAACTCGAATACGTGGAAATGAGCTGCGAACCCGTCGTCGCGATCTTGCCGCGGGAACATCCGCTAGCCCGCGCTGAACAGCTCGGCCTGGAAGACTTCCGGCACCTGCCGGTTATTCTCTTTGATTCGGGATTCGCGCTCCATACCATGCTTGTCACGGGTTTCAAGGAGCGGGATCTGGCTCCCAAGGTCATCACGCAATCCAGCCAGATCAGTTTCATGATCGCCTTGGCCGCAGCGGGTCTTGGCGCCACGTTCATGCCTCGAAGCGTGGCGGTCGCGCGCATGCGGCCAGAAATAGTGATCGTGCCGCTTGACCATCCTACCCTGCAATGGCGCATGGCCATCGCATGGCGGCGAATCGGTTTCTTGTCGACGGCGGCGCAGGCATGGGCAAATCTGGCGAAGGAGGTCCTTCGTCCCGGCACTATCTAG